The following proteins are encoded in a genomic region of Pyrus communis chromosome 11, drPyrComm1.1, whole genome shotgun sequence:
- the LOC137708420 gene encoding persulfide dioxygenase ETHE1 homolog, mitochondrial-like isoform X1 — protein sequence MLRIGVLRFVALPRSSSFFFSTSSPKFLNPPTIRAKFASHSRTMAYTTSSGSSSKLLFRQLFEKESSTYTYLLADVSHPDKPALLIDPVDKTVDRDILLVKELGLKLIYAMNTHVHADHVTGTGLIKTKLPGVKSVISKASKSKADLLIESGDKIYFGDLFLEVRATPGHTLGCVTYVTGDGPDQPQPRMAFTGDAVLIRGCGRTDFQGGSSQQLYKSVHSQIFTLPKDTRIYPAHDYKGFTLEMQVSTVGEEMLYNPRLTKDEEEFQSIMENLKLAYPKMIDMAVPANMVCGLQDLSERPAEPVAN from the exons ATGCTTCGAATCGGCGTCCTCAGATTTGTCGCTCTCCCTcgttcttcttcctttttcttcagtACCTCTTCTCCCAAATTCCTCAATCCTCCTACGATTCGCGCCAAGTTCGCTTCCCATTCCCGAACGATGGCTTATACGACGTCGTCGGGTTCTTCCTCCAAGCTCCTCTTCCGGCAGCTCTTCGAGAAGGAGTCCTCCACCTACACTTACTTGCTCGCCGACGTCTCTCACCCCGACAAACCCGCTCTG TTGATTGACCCGGTGGACAAGACGGTGGATAGGGATATCTTACTTGTCAaagagttggggttgaagttgatcTACGCCATGAACACTCATGTTCATGCTGATCACGTGACCGGTACCGGTCTTATCAAG ACTAAGCTTCCTGGTGTGAAATCTGTCATTTCGAAGGCGAGCAAATCAAAAGCAGACCTTCTGATAGAATCCGGcgataaaatatattttggtgATCTGTTTTTGGAG GTTAGAGCTACTCCTGGGCATACATTAGGTTGTGTTACCTATGTTACAGGAGATGGGCCTGATCAGCCCCAACCAAGGATGGCTTTTACTGGAGATGCAGTACTCATTCGTGGATGTGGGAGAACTGATTTTCAG GGTGGCAGTTCACAACAACTCTACAAGTCAGTTCATTCACAG ATTTTCACATTGCCAAAGGATACACGTATCTATCCTGCTCATGATTACAAGGGATTCACT CTTGAGATGCAGGTTAGTACTGTGGGGGAGGAGATGCTCTATAATCCCCGGCTCACAAAAGATGAG GAGGAGTTTCAAAGTATCATGGAAA ATCTAAAACTGGCATATCCAAAAATGATTGACATGGCTGTACCTGCAAATATGGTTTGTGGATTGCAAGACTTGTCTGAAAGACCTGCCGAGCCCGTGGCCAACTAG
- the LOC137707908 gene encoding uncharacterized protein — protein sequence MATINGASPRAADAENSLEKIKRQLASGSGRNLLQGPLLKRSETLRKWNERWMILDPTTGRMEYKIRRNEPTVKGTILFDANSTITLSPVNFHGLQKYDGCCFYIGTPQKKDYFLCAETPGAARAWVATLQATQLVLKAHKEAVNSLSGSGSAKLGTVAAVVAAANSTAAESSKEIEAAMHISLRNALGMITNKPNDGPMDDFAIMKETLRVKDDELHNLARDLRSRDSTIKEIAEKLTETAEAAEAAASAAHTIDEQRKIVCAEIDRLKRDSAKQLESSLSKLKDCEEKVATLSKERDQLTRQRDSAVQEAHMWRSELAKARERVVILEAAVVRAEEKVRVTEADAQARIKEAVQKESTALKDKQELLEYVNTLQVQLQRHHIDTKQVFEEKSESIGNTPLTKHVDLSQVNVDKACLSVSRAVPVAGESVVRMAEGQVNLRPVGDGEWSDNQAQDARIADVREVAPQSEASSLDIPVVSQPTGNHHEQGVDSFQQP from the exons ATGGCCACCATCAATGGAGCCTCTCCG CGAGCTGCGGACGCAGAGAACAGCTTGGAGAAGATCAAGCGCCAGCTCGCATCGGGTTCGGGTCGGAACTTGTTGCAGGGTCCACTTCTCAAGCGATCCGAGACT CTGAGAAAATGGAACGAGCGGTGGATGATCTTAGACCCAACGACAGGGAGAATGGAATACAA GATTAGGAGAAATGAGCCAACTGTCAAGGGAACCATTCTATTTGATGCGAATAGCACAATTACCCTATCTCCAGTGAACTTCCA TGGGTTGCAAAAGTATGACGGCTGCTGTTTCT ATATTGGGACCCCGCAGAAAAAAGACTACTTCCTTTGTGCAGAGACTCCTGGGGCAGCTAGAGCTTGGGTAGCAACACTGCA AGCAACACAATTGGTTCTAAAGGCCCACAAAGAAGCTGTGAATTCCTTGAGTGGCAGTGGCTCTGCAAAACTAGGAACGGTTGCAGCAGTAGTTGCTGCTGCCAATTCAACTGCTGCAGAGAGTTCTAAGGAAATCGAAGCAGCAATGCACATTTCTCTGAGAAATGCCTTGGGAATGATAACCAATAAGCCAAATGATGGTCCTATGGATGATTTTGCAATTATGAAG GAGACACTTCGGGTCAAAGATGACGAACTACATAATTTGGCTAGGGACCTTCGTTCACGCGATTCAACAATTAAAGAAATAGCAGAGAAATTAACTGAGACTGCTGAAGCTGCTGAGGCTGCAGCCTCTGCAGCTCATACAATAGATgaacaaaggaaaattgtttGTGCAGAAATTGATCGCTTAAAAAGGGATTCAGCGAAGCAGCTGGAGTCTTCGTTGTCAAAG CTAAAAGATTGTGAAGAAAAGGTTGCAACCTTGAGCAAAGAAAGAGACCAATTGACTAGGCAGAGAGATTCTGCTGTCCAAGAGGCACACATGTGGCGTTCTGAGCTTGCAAAAGCCAGAGAGCGTGTTGTGATATTAGAAGCAGCTGTTGTGAGAGCAGAGGAGAAGGTCAGGGTTACAGAGGCAGATGCTCAAGCTAGAATAAAGGAGGCTGTGCAGAAAGAATCAACTGCACTGAAAGACAAGCAAGAACTTCTGGAATATGTGAATACGTTGCAAGTGCAACTTCAAAG ACATCACATTGATACAAAGCAAGTGTTTGAGGAGAAGTCTGAGTCTATTGGAAATACACCCCTGACTAAACATGTAGACTTGTCCCAAGTAAATGTTGATAAAGCATGCCTCAGTGTTTCTAGAGCAGTTCCGGTAGCAGGGGAGAGTGTAGTTCGCATGGCTGAGGGTCAAGTCAACCTACGGCCAGTAGGTGACGGTGAATGGAGTGATAATCAGGCTCAAGATGCAAGGATAGCCGATGTAAGAGAAGTCGCCCCCCAATCAGAAGCAAGTAGCTTGGATATTCCAGTTGTCAGCCAACCAACTGGTAATCATCATGAGCAAGGAGTGGACTCTTTTCAACAGCCTTGA
- the LOC137708575 gene encoding rRNA (cytosine-C(5))-methyltransferase NOP2C: MKKKARNLLNTIASLFTKHHKAMEDLPERYSYNPTLRWNADLESYFSNAYGPHHFSRISQALTRPSCYSCIRVNTLKSTPDAAIEKLRAVLKEKGADISKCEVEGMDYVLFVRGSGPHAIDYGCAADGKLPKEVLVSRKCAEAVLRGAQVYVPGVLGCTAHVEKGDVVAVSVAVEQPGADGGWVVGITRGTVLQGSETDPYHIERSGLYIGQGKAMLSRAGIFRVMEGLAVDMSDRVFNLPSLHDVLEGEIFLQNLPSIVAAHALDPQKGERILDMCAAPGGKTTAIALLMKDEGEIVAADRSHNKVQGIHKLAAEMGLSCITPYKLDALKSVCTTNESNDFSNHSCIEDNHGGNVQGSDLIKSELENSKLITFERLNAETDFKKSVSNEKANETTYASKAALRKEMRRKRNGPGRNQSVGGRVEKSKGFAPKSFDRVLLDAPCSALGLRPRLFAGEETIESMRKHATYQRRMLDQAVQLVRPGGVLVYSTCTINPGENEAVVRYALDTYKFLSLAPQHPRIGGPGLVGRFEFPDGYTEEWLRPGEEELVQRFDPSSSLDTIGFFIAKFSVGSNKADLQHSAS; this comes from the exons ATGAAGAAGAAAGCTCGGAACTTGCTCAATACCATCGCCTCCCTCTTCACCAAGCACCATAAAGCCATGGAAGATTTACCAGAGCGCTACTCTTACAACCCAACTCTCCGCTGGAACGCCGACCTCGAAAGCTACTTCTCCAACGCATACGGACCCCACCATTTCTCCCGCATCTCCCAAGCCCTAAc GCGGCCGTCTTGCTACTCCTGTATACGCGTGAACACGCTGAAGTCGACGCCGGATGCCGCCATTGAGAAGCTGAGGGCGGTTCTGAAAGAAAAGGGAGCTGACATTTCCAAGTGTGAAGTGGAAGGGATGGACTATGTGCTGTTTGTGAGGGGTTCGGGTCCTCACGCCATTGATTATGGCTGTGCTGCAGATGGGAAGCTTCCGAAAGAGGTTCTTGTgagccggaaatgtgccgaggCAGTTCTTCGAGGTGCCCAG GTGTATGTTCCTGGTGTATTGGGTTGCACTGCTCATGTCGAGAAAGGGGATGTTGTGGCGGTTTCAGTGGCAGTTGAGCAGCCTGGTGCCGATGGTGGATGGGTCGTTGGGATCACCCGAGGGACTGTGCTGCAAGGTTCAGAGACAG ATCCTTATCATATTGAACGAAGTGGACTGTATATCGGCCAAGGAAAAGCAATGCTGTCAAGGGCTGGGATTTTCCGTGTTATGGAAGGGCTTGCTGTGGATATGAGTGACAGAGTATTTAATCTCCCTTCGTTACATG ACGTGCTTGAGGGGGAAATATTTCTTCAAAATCTGCCAAGCATTGTTGCTGCTCATGCACTAG ATCCTCAAAAAGGTGAGCGCATATTAGACATGTGTGCTGCACCGGGAGGGAAGACAACTGCAATTGCACTTCTTATGAAGGATGAAGGAGAAATTGTTGCCGCTGATAGATCTCACAATAAG GTGCAGGGTATTCACAAATTGGCTGCTGAAATGGGCCTGAGTTGTATAACCCCATATAAACTAGACGCTCTAAAATCTGTTTGTACAACAAACGAGTCCAATGATTTTTCTAATCACTCTTGCATTGAGGATAATCATGGTGGAAACGTTCAAGGTTCTGACTTGATAAAGTCAGAATTGGAGAATTctaaattgattacttttgaaAGGTTGAATGCTGAGACGGATTTCAAGAAAAGTG TTAGCAATGAAAAAGCGAATGAGACAACATATGCTAGCAAAGCTGCCCTCAGGAAGGAAATGCGAAGAAAACGGAATGGTCCAGGAAGAAATCAGAGCGTTGGTGGTAGGGTTGAGAAGTCAAAAGGATTTGCTCCCAAGAGCTTTGATCGAGTTCTTCTTGATGCACCCTGCTCTGCCCTTGGTTTAAGACCTCGACTATTTGCTGGAGAG GAAACAATTGAATCCATGAGAAAGCATGCGACATATCAAAGAAGAATGCTTGATCAGGCTGTTCAGTTGGTTCGCCCGGGTGGAGTTCTTGTGTATTCAAC ATGTACCATAAATCCTGGAGAGAATGAAGCTGTTGTTCGGTATGCTTTGGATACATATAAATTCCTCTCCTTGGCACCGCAG CACCCAAGGATTGGAGGACCTGGTCTTGTTGGCCGTTTTGAATTTCCCGATGGATATACTGA GGAGTGGCTGAGACCCGGGGAGGAAGAACTCGTTCAGAGGTTTGATCCATCGTCCTCGCTTGATACAATAGGGTTTTTCATAGCCAAGTTTTCTGTTGGATCAAACAAGGCCGACTTACAACACTCCGCATCTTGA
- the LOC137708420 gene encoding persulfide dioxygenase ETHE1 homolog, mitochondrial-like isoform X2: MLRIGVLRFVALPRSSSFFFSTSSPKFLNPPTIRAKFASHSRTMAYTTSSGSSSKLLFRQLFEKESSTYTYLLADVSHPDKPALLIDPVDKTVDRDILLVKELGLKLIYAMNTHVHADHVTGTGLIKTKLPGVKSVISKASKSKADLLIESGDKIYFGDLFLEVRATPGHTLGCVTYVTGDGPDQPQPRMAFTGDAVLIRGCGRTDFQGGSSQQLYKSVHSQIFTLPKDTRIYPAHDYKGFTVSTVGEEMLYNPRLTKDEEEFQSIMENLKLAYPKMIDMAVPANMVCGLQDLSERPAEPVAN; encoded by the exons ATGCTTCGAATCGGCGTCCTCAGATTTGTCGCTCTCCCTcgttcttcttcctttttcttcagtACCTCTTCTCCCAAATTCCTCAATCCTCCTACGATTCGCGCCAAGTTCGCTTCCCATTCCCGAACGATGGCTTATACGACGTCGTCGGGTTCTTCCTCCAAGCTCCTCTTCCGGCAGCTCTTCGAGAAGGAGTCCTCCACCTACACTTACTTGCTCGCCGACGTCTCTCACCCCGACAAACCCGCTCTG TTGATTGACCCGGTGGACAAGACGGTGGATAGGGATATCTTACTTGTCAaagagttggggttgaagttgatcTACGCCATGAACACTCATGTTCATGCTGATCACGTGACCGGTACCGGTCTTATCAAG ACTAAGCTTCCTGGTGTGAAATCTGTCATTTCGAAGGCGAGCAAATCAAAAGCAGACCTTCTGATAGAATCCGGcgataaaatatattttggtgATCTGTTTTTGGAG GTTAGAGCTACTCCTGGGCATACATTAGGTTGTGTTACCTATGTTACAGGAGATGGGCCTGATCAGCCCCAACCAAGGATGGCTTTTACTGGAGATGCAGTACTCATTCGTGGATGTGGGAGAACTGATTTTCAG GGTGGCAGTTCACAACAACTCTACAAGTCAGTTCATTCACAG ATTTTCACATTGCCAAAGGATACACGTATCTATCCTGCTCATGATTACAAGGGATTCACT GTTAGTACTGTGGGGGAGGAGATGCTCTATAATCCCCGGCTCACAAAAGATGAG GAGGAGTTTCAAAGTATCATGGAAA ATCTAAAACTGGCATATCCAAAAATGATTGACATGGCTGTACCTGCAAATATGGTTTGTGGATTGCAAGACTTGTCTGAAAGACCTGCCGAGCCCGTGGCCAACTAG
- the LOC137707910 gene encoding transcription factor JUNGBRUNNEN 1-like, which translates to MEVAKVVRNSSEKDKDEEEVMLPGFRFHPTDEELVGFYLKRKVEKRAISMELIKQIDIYKYDPWDLPKVSSLGDKECYFFCRRGRKYRNSIRPNRVTGSGFWKATGIDKAIYSVKDPHECIGLKKSLVYYRGSAGKGTKTDWMMNEFRLPPNGHGKTTKFLNAKVDVTQEEAEVWTLCRIFKRIPSYKKYTPDCKESTTKQNPTDSSSKTCSLESGSYCSEIHFGLKDSVIQRTERAKPVHVDEANQWLVAVGELDSISYPTPFSTTYSTLTNLSDGDFFTNGNWDELRPVVQLAVDPSSQVYDCR; encoded by the exons atggaggtgGCAAAGGTGGTGAGAAATTCATCAGAAAAGGATAAGGATGAAGAGGAAGTGATGCTTCCAGGGTTTAGATTTCATCCAACAGATGAGGAGCTTGTTGGGTTTTATCTAAAGAGGAAGGTGGAGAAGAGAGCCATTAGTATGGAACTCATCAAACAGATTGATATCTACAAATATGATCCTTGGGATCTTCCAA AAGTTAGCAGTTTGGGGGACAAAGAGTGCTACTTCTTCtgcagaagaggaagaaaatatAGGAACAGCATAAGACCTAACAGAGTCACAGGTTCTGGATTTTGGAAAGCCACTGGGATTGACAAGGCCATATATTCAGTTAAAGATCCCCACGAGTGCATTGGCCTCAAGAAATCATTAGTCTACTACCGTGGGAGTGCTGGCAAAGGCACTAAAACTGATTGGATGATGAATGAGTTTCGCCTTCCTCCTAATGGCCATGGAAAAACTACCAAGTTCCTAAATGCCAAGGTCGACGTTACACAAGAAGAAGCT GAAGTTTGGACACTCTGCAGAATTTTCAAGCGAATCCCATCTTATAAAAAGTACACACCAGACTGCAAAGAATCcacaaccaaacaaaaccctACTGATTCAAGTTCTAAAACATGCAGCCTCGAATCTGGGAGCTACTGCAGTGAGATACACTTCGGACTCAAAGATTCGGTCATTCAACGCACTGAAAGAGCCAAACCAGTTCATGTGGATGAAGCAAATCAGTGGCTTGTAGCTGTAGGGGAGTTGGACTCTATATCTTACCCGACTCCATTTTCAACAACTTATTCAACCTTGACGAACCTGAGCGACGGCGATTTCTTTACTAATGGAAACTGGGATGAGCTGAGACCAGTGGTTCAGCTGGCTGTTGATCCATCGTCCCAAGTTTATGACTGTAGGTAG
- the LOC137749260 gene encoding 4-hydroxyphenylpyruvate dioxygenase, whose protein sequence is MGQENDTQFNLVGFSNFVRTNPRSDRFKVHRFHHVEFWCTDATNAALRFSWGLGMPMVAKSDLSTGNQTHASYLLRSGDLNFLFTAPYSPTLTRTADPARPSNSSASIPTFDHTASRAFSATHGLGVRAVAIQVEDAVSAFTTSVAHGAKPSAAPILLDNRVTIAEVQLYGDVVLRYVSYSDHNHLTDPDPNLWFLPGFEPLPSSFPIDFGIRRLDHAVGNVEDLKSAVSYLKGFTGFHEFAEFTADDVGTSESGLNSVVLANNEEMVLLPMNEPVYGTKRKSQIQTYLEHNEGAGLQHLALVSEDIFRTLREMRSRSSVGGFQFMPKPPPTYYGNLKKRAGDVLTDEQIKECEELGILVDRDDQGTLLQIFTKPVGDRPTMFIEIIQRVGCMLKDEEGKVHQKGGCGGFGKGNFSELFKSIEEYEKTLEAKQTAEPAAA, encoded by the exons ATGGGCCAGGAAAACGACACCCAGTTCAACCTCGTTGGGTTCTCCAACTTCGTCCGGACGAACCCCCGGTCCGACCGGTTCAAGGTCCACCGCTTCCACCACGTCGAGTTCTGGTGCACCGACGCCACCAACGCCGCCCTCCGATTCTCCTGGGGACTCGGCATGCCCATGGTAGCTAAGTCGGACCTCTCCACCGGCAATCAAACCCATGCCTCGTATCTTCTTCGGTCCGGCGACCTCAATTTCCTCTTCACCGCCCCGTACTCCCCCACCCTGACCCGAACCGCCGACCCGGCCCGGCCCAGCAACTCCAGCGCCTCCATTCCCACCTTCGACCACACCGCCTCCCGCGCCTTCTCTGCCACCCACGGCCTCGGCGTCCGCGCCGTCGCCATCCAAGTCGAAGACGCCGTCTCCGCCTTCACCACCAGCGTCGCCCACGGCGCCAAACCCTCGGCCGCCCCCATCCTCCTCGACAACCGCGTCACCATCGCCGAAGTCCAACTCTACGGCGACGTTGTTTTGCGGTACGTCAGCTACTCGGACCACAACCACCTCACAGACCCGGACCCCAACCTCTGGTTCCTCCCCGGATTCGAACCCCTACCGTCGTCGTTTCCAATCGACTTCGGAATCCGCCGCCTCGACCACGCCGTCGGCAACGTGGAGGATCTCAAATCGGCGGTATCGTACCTCAAAGGCTTCACCGGATTCCACGAGTTCGCCGAGTTCACCGCCGACGACGTCGGAACGAGCGAGAGCGGATTAAACTCCGTCGTTTTGGCGAACAACGAGGAGATGGTGCTGCTGCCGATGAACGAGCCGGTGTACGGGACGAAGAGGAAGAGCCAGATTCAGACGTACCTGGAGCACAACGAGGGGGCTGGACTCCAGCATTTGGCGCTGGTGAGCGAGGACATATTCAGGACGCTGAGGGAGATGCGGAGCCGCAGCAGCGTCGGCGGATTTCAGTTCATGCCGAAGCCGCCGCCGACGTATTacgggaatttgaagaagaggGCAGGGGATGTGCTGACGGATGAGCAGATTAAGGAGTGTGAGGAGCTGGGGATTTTGGTGGATAGGGACGATCAGGGGACTCTGCTTCAGATTTTCACTAAGCCTGTTGGAGATAG GCCAACCATGTTCATAGAGATCATTCAGAGAGTTGGGTGCATGCTTAAGGACGAAGAAGGCAAGGTTCACCAGAAGGGTGGATGCGGTGGGTTTGGGAAGGGTAACTTCTCCGAGCTCTTCAAGTCCATCGAGGAGTATGAGAAGACGCTCGAAGCCAAACAGACTGCAGAGCCAGCAGCTGCGTGA